Genomic window (Helianthus annuus cultivar XRQ/B chromosome 3, HanXRQr2.0-SUNRISE, whole genome shotgun sequence):
GTCTGTAGACGCTTCGGTTGTCAGCTTTTTCACGTTTATCTATGTGTCTATAGACGCCTCTACTTATGCGTCTGAGACACAACACGTGTCAATGTTTAGACGCATGTAATGCGTCGGTAATCAGAAAAGTACAACTTTGACTCTTTAGAACTGACAGACGCATAGGAGGAGTCTCGAGACGCTTTAGTCCATAAAAAttagttttcttttttatttatttgatgTATTACATGTTTCTATTTTTAGATTAGATTCTAGGTACCAGTACCATTACtctaaacattttacaaaatttcatctccaaatttttacaaaaaatatctatctttatattttttttctctattgATATGGCGGTCAGATTTGTTTACTGTGGTGGCAAGTGGGAAGTAGTTGATGGGAGGCTAGAGTACGTGGTCCAACCAGATTCTGTTAGACGTGGTTTTGACACTTCTACTACAATTTCTTATAACACATTTTTAAAAAATCTTAGTGAGTCAACAGGTCTTCAAAACAACACACGTGTATCTTACAAAATGTCAAGTGTTAGTGATCCTATTGATATAATTGATGATTCCGATCTTACTTTTTTTTCAATATTGCGGAAAGAAACCCTCATGAGTTATTTAAATTATATGTGGTGCAAGAACTTGGTGTTGGTTCATCTGCGGGTTctaccaattttttttaaatgtccCGATCTTAATGTAAATGTTTTTCCTGAAGATGAATGTAACGCATCATATAAATCTGGAGTTACTGATAATGTTAATTGTCCTCTTGAAAATAAAAGCCAGTTTTACATAGGTTATATTTTCCGTAACAAGCAGGAAATGAAAATAGAATTAGGAAAAATGTGTCTTTCCGAAAGTTTTTCGTATAAAGTAGACAGATCATCCAAAACTCATTATGAAGTATCTTGTATTGATGAGAATTACCAGTGGAATTTCAAGGCAGCGAGTCGGGAATCTTGTGATGTTTTTTACGTTAAACATTTTAAGAACAAACATACATGTTCTAAGACGCAAACATATCCACATATGCGACAAGCAAACCCAATGGTGGTGGGTAGCTTATTAAAAGAACAATTCAAAGACTGTGGACGGATATACCGTTCGACCGAAATTGTAAAGGATTTTAGGATTAAAGAAAAAGTCAATTTATCATACATGCAAGTTTGGCGTGGGAAATGTAACGCATTATAACTTTTGCAAGGTAGTTCGTCAAGTTCTTTTGCCGAACTTCCCGTCTATTGTTATAACTTGGAGAAGGCTAATCCAGGAACAGTGACACACATACGCACTGATTCTAAAATGTTATTTGTGGCCATAGGTGCGGTGGTAAGTGAAAGACTATATTAAATGTTAcactaaaatataaataaataaatcaataaataaattTTTCCACAAAAATCTAACATTATCGTATTGCTTTAAGATTCGGAGCTTTGTCCGTAATTTAAGACCGCTTATCATCATAGATGCGGCCCACTTGAAGGGTGAATTTAAAGGAACAATGTTTTTGGATGTTGGCATGGACGGAAACAATCAGATTTTGCCTATTGGTTATGGCATTGGTAAATCTGAAGACGGTGAGTCGTGGATGTGGTTCCTTTCAAAACTGAAAGAATGCATCGGCGAGCATCCAGATTTGGCAATCATTTCTGACCGGACAGCTTCTATACAATTAGCCGTACGGGTTGTGTTTCCAAGAAGCTTTCACGGGTTATATTGTCGTTATTTGATGGCCAACCTTCGTTTACCGTCAAAAAAAGGAATATGGGAGTCTTTGGTGGAAGACTTGCAAATCTTACCGGATATCCGATTTTCAAGAATCATTCGACGCGCTATGTGCCACTGTTCCAAGATTACGGAACATTCTTATAGAAATTGGGTTTGACAAATGGTCAAGAGCACATTGTCCAGCCAGAAGATATCATTACATGACATCTAATAGCGCTGAATCTATGAATGCTTTATCAAAACATGCCTGAAAAATTCCAATAACCCAACTGATAGAATTTTTCAGACAGTCTGTCCAAAATGGTTCTATGATCGCCGGAACAAGGGAATTCAAGGGGAACACTTGCTTACAACGTGGgctcaaaaaaaaaattcaaggcAAAGTTGAAGGTTCTCGTTCGTGGGTGGTTGCTGGAATTGCTCAGGACAGTTTTGACGTTGATGACGGTGGAAAGAGAGGTTTAGTTGACTTCTCTAATGGAACATGCAGTTGTTGGGTTTGGCAAGTATCTGGGTTACCTTGCGGGCACGTTATTGTGGTATCTAGATTTTTAGGTGAACCAGATTGTGCTTATTATGCGATGTCATGTTACACTAATGAAGTTTATAAATCCACGTATGAGGAGCATATAAATCCAGCCCATGATAAATCAGAGTGGGAAATACCCGATGGACTGGTGAATCTGCAACCACCGCCCCTTATTACAAAACGACTAGCCGGACGTCCGAAAGAAAACAAACGAATCCTATTGCTAGGAGAGGACCCCACTCCCATATACTGCGGTAAGTGCAAAACGTATGGGCATTCTTGTGCGAGCTGTTTAGCACCGCCCAAAACAAAGACTTCTACTCGCCGCGTCTCTAAGCCACAACCCACACCCGTCCAAGTTGAAGCCGGAGAATTTCAGGATTATGTACTTCAAAATACATACTCCTCGTACAATTTGGGTGATGATTAAAGAAGTTTTTGTATAAATTTATGCCAAATGTATATCCTATTTAAGATATATTAGAAtccttattttatttatattaattttctgttttaacttttttttaattcaGAAAAAAgtcttttataatttaaaaaaaagaacATAATTTCACTAAATaaacaattaacaaaaatttCGATTCAATTAATTTATGTCacaataattaaattaaattatttattagtcattatttattaataaaattattAAATTAACAAAAAATTTGATTCAATTAACTAAATAAACAATAATTTCACTAGGCATTAtttattaattagattattaatGGGGTGTGAAACGTGCAAAATAGAGTTGATATGCCATAAATCTTCTATATCTCATACAGGCATCTTGCATGTTTCGTTCCTGCCAGTTTGGTAGTACACTGGTTTGCACAAGATTTTGCAATAACATAGACAATATCACACCTGAATTCTGACCAACCCGATGTTCGGATGTAGGCCAGACAACATCCCTGGTGTACTCCAACGCATCTGCCTCACTTAGTCCAGCATTTTCCCAATATTGTATACGACCGAGGAACCATAAGAAGAGACTCTCGAATTCTACTAGAGTTTGGTGTATCCTTCTGTGAACGCAGAATCGTTCCCCGCAATTAAGTGCATCACATTTATTGGTAAAATAAACGGTAATATTTAGTGAGTGCATATATATCTTTAAGATTATCCAGCCTTCTTTGTCTTGTGATACTGGTATGTAAACCTGAAAAGGAGATACAGTAAATATTTAGTGAGTGCATATCTATGTTGCTCATTCTtacaatgtaattttttttaccgTATCCGCTTCCCAAAAGGCAGGGTATAGTTCTACATCGCCAGTAGCGTATCCGTAAGCATCTTGATCCTGTTCCGCCAGAAGGTTTATAAAATTTGGGGGTAGAATGGTCCAACGAACAGTATTTGATGAAGATATCCCTCGACGCTTTTCTGTTTCTCTATCTTGTATTAGCTTGTTACACCATGCACGGACATgctataaattttttttaaatgatcaTATTTACAAAgtataaataatataaataataaaactatGTAAAATAATCTAATTACCGTTTCTAGCATAAATCCATCTCCACAATACCCTAGTACTCCACCCCACCTCTCTCTGTCTAATGGCGTTTACCCCATATAAGTTGAATAGCAAAATTGGCTATCACCGTCTTAGTAGAAGTCAAGAACATTTTGTGACCAATAAATAGATTGGTCATCCCGATTAAGCCAAACACTGTTCTCTACACAATCTGGAATGCTTGATTGACGCCTTCCTTTTGACGACATTATTGTGCAAATTTGTTGTGGTAATAAGAAATTCCCACCAATGTTCTATATTTATAGACCAATAATAACTTCCACCTACCTCATCTTTTTTATAGCTAATactattattataattttttttaaaccgtTTCTTAAAAATAGGTAAAggaaatattaataaaataatttaataacTTTTTATAAAGTCTTAGaatccgtttttttttttttatttatttaaaggtATTTTTTAACTTTTACAAAATTAACATTTAATTATTGTGAATTTCAAAAGATAGAATGACAATTTAGTTCTTTTATTAAACTTTAAGTTACAATTAAGATTATTTAATTGTTTCACACTAAATTTGCATTTAATTACTTCTACTCCATGCCTATATATATAGCCAACTATCTCCCATTTTTTCATCATTCCACTTTATTAGCTCTACACAAAACCTTTAAGAATATGGATGATTCATGGACCGAGGTTGAAGACATTGTCGTTGCAATGTCCTACGTTGAAACGAGACACCTATGCCGGCATGCGACTATGGATGCCGATTAAGATTATTTAATTGTTTCACACTAAATTTGCATTTAATTACTTCTACTccatgcctatatatatatagccaaCTATCTCCCATTTTTTCATCATTCCACT
Coding sequences:
- the LOC110932128 gene encoding uncharacterized protein LOC110932128, whose translation is MIAGTREFKGNTCLQRGLKKKIQGKVEGSRSWVVAGIAQDSFDVDDGGKRGLVDFSNGTCSCWVWQVSGLPCGHVIVVSRFLGEPDCAYYAMSCYTNEVYKSTYEEHINPAHDKSEWEIPDGLVNLQPPPLITKRLAGRPKENKRILLLGEDPTPIYCEKSLL